TCGGCAGTTAGTGGCGGAGGAGGTCacggcggcggtggtggcggtggaggcAACATGAATCCACAGACGAACGAGGAATGTGGCATCCGGGACGTTTGGCGACACAATCTAGACGAAGAGTTTCGTACTATACGGCTGATCGTACAGAAGTACCATTACGTAGCAATGGATACAGAATTCCCTGGCGTGGTCGCACGGCCCGTAGGCGAATTTCGGTCTTCGGCAGACTACCAGTACCAGAGCCTACGATGTAACGTGGATCTGTTGCGCATCATCCAGCTCGGTCTAACGTTCATGGATGACGATGGGCGTACACCGGCCGGCTTCTCGACGTGGCAGTTTAACTTTAAATTCAATCTGAACGAGGATATGTACGCACAGGACTCAATCGATCTGCTGCTTAACTCGGGcatacagtttaaaaagcacGAAGAAGACGGTATCGATCCGCAGGACTTTGCCGAACTGCTCATGACGTCCGGTATCGTGTTGATGGACAATATCAAATGGTTGAGCTTTCACTCTGGCTACGACTTTGCCTACCTGTTGAAGCTGCTTACCGATCAGAACCTGCCGGCGGAGGAGGGCGATTTTTTCGAGCTGCTGCGGATCTACTTCCCAACCATCTATGACGTAAAGTATCTGATGAAGTCGTGCAAAAATCTCAAGGGCGGCTTGCAGGAGGTGGCCGACCAGCTGGAGCTCAGACGGGTCGGACCGCAGCATCAGGCTGGATCGGATTCACTGCTCACCGGAATGGCATTCTTCAAAATGCGAGAGGTACATACCAATGATTGCTTCGCAACTGATAACCTCACCGGCAGCAAGATTTGTGATGGCGATTTGGCGCACGAGCGTCGCCTAAAGATTAGCCTTAACCAGAGCCGCAATAGTAGCGGCATCGGTAGCTTCGAGTGCATCTGTGCCGAACGCTACGAACGATGCCTGCGTCTGTCGCTGAATCATATTGATACTCGGTTGAAAAGTCACCGGAAACCGGAAGTGTAGACAGTAGAGAGAGAACTCGCCGTCGGAAAACACTCTTGCCTTAACACGCTTGAAGGTTCAAGCGGACGCGTTCGGAGGAATGAGTCGCGTAGAAAAAATTGTGATAAACGTACAGTTGttaaaaaaacggcaaaatgGTTGAGCTGTGCTCCCGCATCAAATGCTAAACGCACAGTTCCCCGCAACGCCAATCTGGCCCCGTTCAGTGAGCGGAGGTTAAACGAAAAAGTGTTAACAAAGTTACGGCCGGGAGTAGTGCCCAAACCAAGGGTGGTGAGAAAGGTTCCCTGAGTGGGCAATCGTTGTTTGTGTTAGCTTAAATTTCAGTTCCTTCTCTTGTTCGCGTGCAGAAATCGCCGATCGttttatgcaattttgttgaatttatcGAACTTTGGAATAGAACTTACAGCTGGCTATCAAGCTTTAAAAGCACAACCGCAAATCAAGTGTTTTTTCACTCGGGAATGTAAACTGCGCTGGCCAAAAACTGCAGCATGTGGTTTAGGGGGGGTACGGGCTTAACCATTTGCCTGTTATGTATTTACattgccttttttctttctttctcttctttgtCGCTCTCACGGATGCCGCGGACGTGCACGGCTACCTTTGTAGATGTTCTTTGAGGACAATATTGACAATGCCAAGTATTGTGGTCATCTGTACGGTCTGGGGACACCGTTCGTCGCGAATGGCAACAATACGACGCCAGGCGTCGGCGGAAGCGGTGGTGGTGCCGGTGGTGGCACCGGCAGCAGTGGAGCAACTACTGGCACCGGTGGCACCGGTGGCGGTGTGACCTCGTCTGGAACCGGCAACACAGGCAACAGCAACACGGCCGGAGGAAACAGcgccagcaacaacagcaatagTACGAATTAATTTCTACCCATCCTTCCCGGTCTCGGTCACGGTTGGTTCGCTTTCGGGTGGATTTGTGATCGTTTGATCTATTCGTTATCGTTCGTTAAAAAGACACTACTGGTTGGTTGTGAACAGGCGGTTTAGATCGAACTATTTCTTACAGGTAAACCAGAGCGGTAGAACCAGACGAGAAATGGACCACGTTACTAATAGCACAACGGCAGTCATGCAGCAGAGACAAGCAGGAAGCCAGAAGCAGTAGCGCCAGCAGTTTCCTTTCCATCATCCTGATGGAGTGCTGACGGTTGGCCTGGATCCGGAAAGCAAATGTGGGGTAATATGTTGGCTTGCaacaatgtataaaaaaacaaccatcgaTTTATTGTGTTGCGGACGAGCTAACGCTAAGATCGAAAAAGTTTATAACTATGACCCATGAAAAGTGATTATTTGTAAGAGTCGAAATTGAGCaggtgtaataaaaatttgaaaaaatgacTTCGAATTACATTGAGCTTTGTAGGTTGAATTGAAGATACATTTGCAACTACAATTGTGTTTTGCAATTTATCAGTTTGATTGTTTGTCATTAAGATAAAAAGAAGTGTAATCGTTTCCTGAATATTGTCGATATTGTTTGATGTGTCGTAGAAAGGATTCACCTGTACAGTTTGTTTCGGCATAGAAATCATCAAGGATGGCTTTTGCGGCTAATTGGCATGTTTTGCCCATGTAGTAAAGGTCACTCAAGCGCGATACAGATACTATCCTTCATTAGTTTCATCCAATTAGCAGCAAATTTCCAAACAGTTGTTCGCTTTTaatatgcttttattttctgtgCGTTGTTCAAATTAATACCAAACCATGCACATTTGTTCGCTCTATCACTTTTTAATGGTTTTCCCGTGTTTTACTTATTCCGGTGCGACAAAATATGCGCTCCGATCCATTATTACCACATGGCCAAACGCATCAACCACACTTTATCATGATACGATTTGTGAAACGCGGTGCACAGTCACCGTTTTTGGTGGGCGCGTTGGTTGAGTGCTGTGTCAAACATATTTAAACTAATGGGACAACACTGTGTTGCGTGATTTGGTGGAAACTGTTTCTACTCCAGCAAGAGTAACATGATTATCATGGCAAGTGGCGTACGGGGGTTTAAAGGAATGAGTATTTTAGTCACAGGAAGGCGAAACCTTTGGTTCATATGTTGCATTTGGACAAACGATTAAGGCTAGGTGTTGAACTGTTAACTTGTGACAATTAGTACCTCGTGTTACTGTATTCAGAACGTGGCTAATTGTTACCCACACGAAAGGTAAATGGAACCATATTTGTGGTGATAATTCAGTTAGacgaatataaaaaataagccAAGACCCAATTGTGATAATGATGATTTGGGTAGGAAAGTTAGAAATCCTTTGGCATTCCCAATGTTCCATGCCATTAATCAATTTTGCTAACGTAAAAGCACTTTTTCTTTCGCATAACTGTTTCTTAAAGAAAGGCAAAAGCTTTTAAAGTAAGAAATTTCCATCGAACACTTCAATCCTTCGGTTAAAGTTTCACCGCTGGCTTCCAACGCTTAAATGAAGCGTACGACGTTCGAGCAGTTATCGTAATTCATTGCAATTTATGAACTTTAAAGCAGGTGACAGACCGATAGGTAGGTTGCCGGAAGTTGTCCCATGTCCATGTTATCGGTGCCTTTTCCTTAACCACAGAACATCCGCTAACCGTGCCCTCTGCTTGCACGGAAATATGTGTAAATTATTCGCTCCAAAATGCCACCGCTGCGCATAGCTTCTTGGTTTCAAGATGTTTCTTCAAACCTTTGCGGTAAATGGTTGAAGAGAACTAGTGGAAAAAgttcacaaaaagaaaagtagaACTAGGTGCAACTGCTTGCAGCAGAGGTTTTGGTCGAGATTTTAAGGAGATgaaagaaagatgaaaatattGCAAGTAAAATTAACGAAGGTAAAGGAATACAAAGACACGTTGCAGGCCCAAGGGAACCTATTTGAACTTAAACGATGTTCATTAACCATCTCGTTCGATGATAATaataacgatgatgatgatattaATTTGcgagcaaacattttaaaagttGTTGCTTGTGTTTATCAGTGCAAAATAGGTCAAGCGAAATAGTTGAGAAAAATTCGGCTTGTTCCGGTTAGACTGCCACGAACCTTGGAGTATTGAGTTGCAGCTTGAGTTGCAACCGCAAAACACGTTGTGTGGCATTTTGTTGCTGCGGTTTCTGGGAAATTAGTTATCTGGAGCTTTACGGCAGAAGACGAGCCAACTTCTGCCAACAAACCCGCAACGTATCGGAAGAATTGAgttgtgaattttatttacttcaacCTTCAACCAGACGTCGTTTTGCAAGAAATACACCATGcgacattttatttcattttagtcggaaaaaataattagccaaagtttgacagtttgaGGTAGAAAAGCAGTTGTTGTTCGCTAGGAAGGAGTggataaaatttataacaaaaaaagtattgaAGCAGTGAACGAAGagtgaataattttaatggcTACCGGGTAACAATTTGTTTGCGACACAGCATTGTCCATTAAGTGAATGAAGTGGATTTCTTCCTCCAATCCAACTGAGGAGTTCTAGTGATGCGCAACATTTACTACACGATCGTTTTAGAGGAAGGATCATTTCCATTACTCCATCAGCCTCTCCTATGCGGTATTtagatgatttaaaaatattcaaatgaaGCTAGAGGAGTGATATACGGGCCTGCTGTATAAATAACCGAGTaacagtttattatttttttcagtcAAATCGTACATTGTACAAACAAAGATGTGTATATTACGCACAGAATTTCATCTTTATGCGTGCAGATAATAGCACTCCAATATTTCCTGACCTCTTTAGATGCACCCTCATCAACGTTATGCCAGAAATGACTTTGCCTTGCCGAACTAGGTCTCGAAACCCAGTTCGATGATCGTTTAAGGTATTTTCGGCTGCGTCACGTTGTTTACCGCCCGATGGACTAATCACAATTTAAATGGTTTTCGGTGTCCCACATCGTTCTTCCGGCATCCTTGCGAGATCTGTACAaaactctctcgctctctctttctctctgctaGGGTGGCCTCATCGTCCCGGGCCGCCATTTACCCATTTGTGGAAGACATTGCAGTCAAATCGTCGTTTCATTCCCTTTACCCATAAACTGTGGTGGAAGACCTtccgtttgattttttttttttgctggatgGGAAATGgaatgtacgaaaaaaaagaaagctgtCTTCGTTCGCGATTGGCGATAAAGTTGTCTTCATTTACACTCCCTTTTTATACCTATTTCGTGTAGGGATGGTTTTGGATGCTTCGGGTAGGTGGTGGAAAGATTGGCAAGCGGTAATATAGGGCGGAAGATAGAATTCGAACGAAAAATATAGCTTGTCGATACGAAACCATTCAATCGATTAccaaacaccaggcgtctccattggtgGCCGTTTTTGTTATGACTTGGAAGAAGTCGTTCTGGATAGAATGTTAGCATGGAGGTgggaataaaattgaaaaccttcaacattttgttgaagaaaattgtAGCTTCGTTTAAAAAAGAGACTTCTAATCTGAGACATACCGCCCACAATGCtttgtaaattaataaaaaaaaaacaaattttattaacatttttatccATTGTTTGAACCGATTGAAAGTGAACCCTCCATCCAAGCTGTATTGCTTACAAACGTCACCTGACctttaaataactttttcctagATTTCTACAACTCATCCCATTAACTAAATCCGATTAACCAACTCAGCCGCAGATACGTTCTACAGCTCGCAACAATTGAGATGATGTTCCCGGAAAAGCCAGCTGTTGTTAAACATTTACAGTGAAGCCGGGTACAGTATGGCTGCCGTCGTCGTGCTTCCACCGAAAAGGttgta
The DNA window shown above is from Anopheles funestus chromosome 3RL, idAnoFuneDA-416_04, whole genome shotgun sequence and carries:
- the LOC125771818 gene encoding CCR4-NOT transcription complex subunit 7 isoform X1 codes for the protein MPSAVSGGGGHGGGGGGGGNMNPQTNEECGIRDVWRHNLDEEFRTIRLIVQKYHYVAMDTEFPGVVARPVGEFRSSADYQYQSLRCNVDLLRIIQLGLTFMDDDGRTPAGFSTWQFNFKFNLNEDMYAQDSIDLLLNSGIQFKKHEEDGIDPQDFAELLMTSGIVLMDNIKWLSFHSGYDFAYLLKLLTDQNLPAEEGDFFELLRIYFPTIYDVKYLMKSCKNLKGGLQEVADQLELRRVGPQHQAGSDSLLTGMAFFKMREMFFEDNIDNAKYCGHLYGLGTPFVANGNNTTPGVGGSGGGAGGGTGSSGATTGTGGTGGGVTSSGTGNTGNSNTAGGNSASNNSNSKPER
- the LOC125771818 gene encoding CCR4-NOT transcription complex subunit 7 isoform X2; the protein is MPSAVSGGGGHGGGGGGGGNMNPQTNEECGIRDVWRHNLDEEFRTIRLIVQKYHYVAMDTEFPGVVARPVGEFRSSADYQYQSLRCNVDLLRIIQLGLTFMDDDGRTPAGFSTWQFNFKFNLNEDMYAQDSIDLLLNSGIQFKKHEEDGIDPQDFAELLMTSGIVLMDNIKWLSFHSGYDFAYLLKLLTDQNLPAEEGDFFELLRIYFPTIYDVKYLMKSCKNLKGGLQEVADQLELRRVGPQHQAGSDSLLTGMAFFKMREMFFEDNIDNAKYCGHLYGLGTPFVANGNNTTPGVGGSGGGAGGGTGSSGATTGTGGTGGGVTSSGTGNTGNSNTAGGNSASNNSNSTN